One genomic region from Terriglobales bacterium encodes:
- a CDS encoding DUF485 domain-containing protein, with protein sequence MSTAVPKLKPKPDLRVVPDKWAEAYESATFKEISRKRFSFVIPALLSFSAVFLVLWIIQSMFPAVARYRVYGYVNVNFIYTMAIFPFVWILGFLFVRYIRSKVYPLERELNRQFERGPKQ encoded by the coding sequence ATGAGCACTGCCGTCCCTAAACTCAAACCCAAACCGGATCTGCGTGTCGTCCCCGACAAATGGGCTGAGGCCTATGAGTCAGCCACCTTCAAGGAGATTTCACGCAAGCGGTTCAGTTTCGTCATTCCAGCGCTGCTATCGTTCAGCGCTGTATTCCTTGTGCTTTGGATCATTCAAAGCATGTTTCCTGCAGTGGCCCGCTATCGCGTTTATGGATATGTGAATGTGAACTTCATTTACACCATGGCGATTTTCCCGTTTGTTTGGATTCTCGGTTTTCTTTTTGTGCGTTACATCCGCAGCAAGGTGTATCCGCTGGAGCGTGAGCTTAACCGTCAATTTGAAAGGGGGCCGAAACAATGA
- a CDS encoding carbon-nitrogen hydrolase family protein encodes MPGDKYPVFKAAAAQAAPVFLDRDATIDKIAQLVPKAKEKGADLVVFPESFIPTFPVWTILHAPIDQHDYYKRLFENAVLVPSARTRKLGEIAWANEIFLSVGCTEKSDYSMGAMWCTQLLFDRKGKLINRHRKLMPTWAEMLAWTPGDASDLRPVMTEIGKIGTLICGENTNTLARFSLLAQGEQIHIATYPPAWPFRRSVAAGGSYDTKEIIRLRSAAHAFEGKVFVIASSSSLDDDAIEQISGGVPDNRTLLENATKSASMIVGPNGQVIGEPIVGGEGFAIADIDVSESIVLKEAHDIIGRYNRFDVFQLRVNQTRIKPVRLYETASTFEDYVPSPCDYEELTDDEEAAAAKKVRVRAGLAER; translated from the coding sequence ATGCCAGGCGACAAGTACCCTGTATTTAAAGCTGCCGCTGCGCAGGCGGCACCAGTATTCCTTGACCGGGACGCTACCATTGACAAGATCGCCCAGTTGGTCCCAAAGGCAAAAGAGAAGGGCGCAGATCTGGTGGTCTTCCCGGAATCCTTCATTCCTACCTTTCCCGTGTGGACGATCCTGCACGCACCGATTGATCAGCACGATTACTACAAGCGGCTCTTCGAGAATGCCGTGCTGGTGCCCAGCGCTCGTACTCGAAAATTGGGAGAAATCGCGTGGGCCAACGAGATTTTCCTGTCCGTGGGCTGCACCGAGAAGAGCGACTACAGCATGGGTGCCATGTGGTGTACGCAGCTCTTGTTTGACAGAAAGGGCAAACTCATTAACCGCCATCGGAAGCTGATGCCGACTTGGGCGGAAATGCTCGCCTGGACTCCCGGCGATGCTTCCGATCTGCGTCCCGTGATGACCGAGATTGGCAAGATTGGCACTCTGATTTGCGGTGAGAACACCAATACTCTCGCTCGTTTTTCTTTGCTTGCACAGGGCGAGCAGATCCACATCGCTACTTATCCGCCGGCTTGGCCCTTCCGCCGCAGTGTCGCGGCAGGTGGGTCCTATGACACGAAAGAAATCATCCGCCTACGCTCGGCCGCACATGCCTTTGAAGGCAAGGTGTTTGTGATTGCCTCATCCTCTTCGCTCGACGATGACGCCATCGAGCAGATCTCAGGTGGAGTTCCCGATAACCGGACGCTACTTGAGAATGCCACCAAATCGGCCTCGATGATCGTGGGACCCAATGGACAGGTCATTGGAGAGCCCATCGTCGGCGGCGAGGGCTTTGCCATTGCCGATATCGATGTCAGCGAATCAATCGTCCTGAAAGAAGCGCACGACATCATCGGCCGGTACAACCGGTTCGACGTCTTCCAGCTCCGTGTGAACCAGACTCGAATTAAACCGGTCCGCCTGTACGAGACCGCCAGCACCTTTGAAGACTACGTGCCTTCCCCGTGCGATTACGAAGAACTGACAGACGATGAGGAAGCAGCCGCTGCAAAGAAGGTGAGGGTCCGAGCCGGCTTGGCTGAGAGATAA
- a CDS encoding radical SAM protein codes for MKESQPQGLVGIARLAAQGESIREGHDVEYFTIDTRSILNRCSAPYMPFKWTINPYRGCEFACKYCYARYTHEFMEMRNGEDFERKIYVKQNVAAQLRRDLKKTKPGEMIAIGTATDPYQPAERRYQVTRAILEEFAHHLGLEIGIVTKSNLVLRDVDVLRRIAEHNQISVNITITTLDTQLARILEPRAPRPDLRLEAVRTLSRYGLETGISCAPVIPGITDSMRNLAPLVAAAKEAGARHIFANPLFLKPCSAAVFLPFLEREFPQLVESYRKRYQERAFVPTAYRKRISQMMSALKKKHGMLLRSERLAELEAETSLPALPEQIGLFG; via the coding sequence ATGAAAGAATCGCAACCGCAAGGTCTGGTGGGAATTGCGCGTCTGGCGGCACAGGGTGAGTCGATTCGTGAGGGGCATGATGTCGAATACTTCACCATCGATACGCGGTCTATCCTGAATCGCTGCAGCGCACCCTACATGCCGTTCAAGTGGACCATCAACCCCTACCGCGGGTGCGAATTTGCCTGCAAGTACTGCTATGCGCGCTACACGCATGAGTTCATGGAGATGCGTAACGGCGAAGACTTCGAACGCAAAATCTATGTTAAGCAGAACGTGGCGGCACAGCTTCGGCGCGACCTGAAGAAGACCAAGCCCGGCGAGATGATCGCCATCGGCACGGCCACTGATCCCTACCAGCCCGCGGAGCGCCGGTATCAGGTGACGCGGGCGATCCTGGAAGAATTCGCTCATCATCTGGGGCTGGAGATCGGTATTGTGACCAAATCAAACCTGGTTCTGCGCGATGTGGATGTGCTGCGGCGAATCGCGGAACATAACCAGATATCCGTAAACATCACCATCACCACGCTTGACACGCAGCTGGCGCGAATTTTGGAACCACGCGCTCCGCGTCCCGACCTGCGGCTGGAGGCGGTGAGGACGCTCAGCCGCTACGGCCTCGAGACCGGAATCAGTTGTGCGCCGGTCATTCCGGGGATCACGGACAGCATGCGCAATCTCGCTCCGCTGGTAGCCGCAGCCAAAGAAGCCGGTGCCAGGCACATCTTCGCTAATCCGCTGTTTCTGAAGCCGTGCTCGGCGGCAGTCTTCCTGCCGTTCCTGGAGAGAGAATTCCCGCAGCTAGTGGAAAGCTATCGCAAGCGATATCAGGAGCGGGCATTCGTTCCCACGGCCTATCGCAAGCGAATATCGCAGATGATGTCGGCACTGAAGAAGAAACATGGGATGCTCTTACGAAGCGAACGCCTTGCGGAGCTAGAAGCGGAAACATCTTTGCCGGCATTGCCGGAGCAGATAGGCCTGTTCGGGTGA
- a CDS encoding spore germination protein GerW family protein — MEIQSYFQSLQETLRTSAHVKTVYGEPISAEGRTIVPVARIRYGFGGGFGQAPNGQSNNQDASREGGGGGGGIVAVPVGVIEVSNQGTRFIPIQSRRKLALAAAVGVFLGSMVGRRRRSR; from the coding sequence ATGGAAATCCAGTCCTATTTTCAGTCTTTGCAGGAAACTCTGCGCACTTCAGCGCACGTCAAGACCGTCTATGGCGAACCGATCAGTGCCGAGGGCCGCACCATTGTTCCGGTCGCTCGCATACGTTACGGTTTCGGCGGTGGATTCGGGCAGGCACCCAATGGTCAATCGAACAACCAAGACGCCAGCCGTGAGGGGGGCGGAGGTGGGGGCGGCATTGTAGCTGTGCCCGTTGGGGTTATCGAAGTCTCAAACCAGGGCACTCGGTTTATCCCTATCCAAAGTCGCAGGAAACTGGCGTTGGCGGCAGCCGTTGGCGTTTTCCTGGGAAGCATGGTTGGCAGAAGACGTCGTTCGCGCTAG
- a CDS encoding EcsC family protein yields MAEPLKHPWLTSRIEAVLKRGFQQAYETVKVDPQHYLWHLQAAHGVPVTTFQGLFSVPLDQLDNISAGTIRASMKIAAAEGAGFGLGGILTLVPDLGILAVITLRMIEKLSLTYGFQFNTDEEVAELWIAAASAAGVDISRELLEKEVVNRFVPKVIQRIAARASTEFVEKWSARLIPFASSIIGAGLNYYFVRVWGERAMRHFRQKHLAMRERMRAVELEGVNSPLTLQP; encoded by the coding sequence ATGGCCGAACCACTGAAGCATCCCTGGCTGACCTCGCGTATCGAAGCTGTGCTCAAACGTGGATTTCAGCAAGCTTACGAGACCGTCAAAGTCGACCCTCAGCATTATCTCTGGCACTTGCAGGCCGCTCATGGCGTGCCAGTCACCACTTTTCAGGGACTCTTTTCTGTTCCCCTGGATCAGCTCGACAATATCTCGGCAGGAACCATTCGCGCCAGCATGAAAATCGCGGCTGCTGAAGGCGCGGGTTTTGGATTGGGTGGAATTCTGACCCTGGTGCCCGATCTTGGCATCCTCGCGGTCATCACTCTGCGCATGATCGAGAAGCTCAGCCTGACCTACGGCTTCCAGTTCAATACCGATGAAGAAGTGGCGGAGCTCTGGATCGCCGCTGCCAGCGCCGCCGGTGTGGACATCAGCCGTGAGTTGCTGGAAAAGGAGGTGGTCAATCGTTTTGTGCCCAAAGTGATCCAACGAATCGCTGCCCGCGCCAGCACGGAATTCGTTGAAAAGTGGTCTGCGCGTCTAATTCCATTTGCCAGCTCCATTATCGGTGCAGGCCTCAACTACTACTTCGTTCGTGTCTGGGGAGAACGTGCCATGCGTCACTTCCGCCAGAAGCATCTCGCGATGCGCGAGCGCATGCGCGCTGTTGAACTAGAAGGTGTGAATTCTCCGCTCACCTTGCAACCGTAA
- a CDS encoding PLP-dependent aminotransferase family protein — translation MKRAPLLLFAPTALDPNSPAPLHRQLYEWYREAILNRQLRPGTRLPSTRALAAELNVSRIPILNAFEQLLAEGYIDSRVGAGTFVACSLPDDLSRPQRVHSPISARRSARKISSYAKTLLSAGAQPWAPIRGAFRVSLPEWHQFPFEDWGRLVARHARKISLSLFDYSNPLGYLPFRKAIAEYLATSRSVRCDPSQIMVVTGSQQGLQLASRVLLNAGVSVWMEEPGYRGARLALASAGARLVPVPVDEEGLNVAAGIRGCRNPRAVYVTPSHQYPLGMTMSAARRLELLNWATRSGSWILEDDYDSEFRFSSRPIAALQGMDFSQRVIYIGTFSKVLFPALRLGYLVIPKDVVPAFIAAREASDLFTSTVYQAVLAEFITQGHFARHLRKMRMLYLQRRNALVDALGKELDGLLEILKADAGMHLVGLLPRRFQDVAVSEAAARERLSVMPLSICYLRPAPRPGLILGYAACGPNEIQEGVRRLSKILRTL, via the coding sequence ATGAAGCGCGCACCTTTGCTGCTGTTCGCCCCGACCGCGCTGGACCCTAATTCGCCTGCGCCCCTCCATCGTCAGCTTTACGAGTGGTATCGTGAGGCGATCCTCAATCGGCAGCTGCGTCCGGGAACACGGCTCCCTTCTACTCGGGCCCTGGCCGCGGAACTGAACGTCTCGCGGATCCCGATCCTTAATGCTTTTGAGCAGTTGCTTGCCGAAGGCTACATCGATAGCCGTGTGGGCGCAGGGACCTTCGTCGCGTGCTCCCTTCCCGATGATCTGTCGCGCCCTCAGCGCGTGCATTCGCCAATTTCTGCCAGGCGGTCGGCACGCAAAATTTCCAGCTACGCCAAAACTCTGCTTTCGGCAGGAGCACAACCATGGGCACCCATTCGTGGCGCATTTCGGGTCAGTTTGCCCGAGTGGCATCAATTTCCGTTCGAAGACTGGGGTCGCCTGGTTGCGCGGCACGCGCGAAAAATTTCCCTGAGTCTCTTCGATTACAGCAATCCGCTGGGCTACCTTCCATTCCGCAAAGCGATTGCCGAGTACCTGGCGACCTCACGGTCTGTGCGTTGTGATCCGAGCCAGATTATGGTGGTAACCGGATCGCAGCAGGGTCTGCAACTCGCATCTCGCGTTCTCCTCAACGCTGGCGTTTCCGTGTGGATGGAAGAGCCCGGCTACCGCGGGGCCCGGCTGGCGCTGGCAAGCGCAGGTGCTCGCCTTGTTCCGGTTCCGGTCGATGAAGAAGGCTTGAATGTCGCCGCCGGCATACGGGGTTGCAGGAATCCGCGGGCCGTTTACGTGACTCCTTCACATCAATATCCCCTGGGGATGACGATGAGCGCAGCCCGCCGGCTGGAACTCTTGAACTGGGCAACTCGTAGCGGCTCCTGGATTCTTGAGGATGACTATGACAGCGAGTTTCGTTTCTCCAGCCGCCCTATTGCCGCTCTACAGGGAATGGATTTCAGTCAGCGAGTCATCTACATCGGAACTTTTAGCAAGGTACTGTTTCCTGCTCTCCGCCTGGGGTATCTTGTTATTCCCAAAGACGTCGTGCCCGCATTCATTGCCGCGCGCGAGGCCAGCGACCTGTTTACCTCCACTGTTTACCAGGCCGTTCTTGCGGAATTCATCACACAAGGTCATTTTGCACGGCACCTCCGCAAAATGCGGATGCTTTACCTGCAGCGGCGCAATGCACTGGTTGATGCCCTGGGCAAGGAACTCGACGGTCTGCTGGAAATCCTCAAAGCCGACGCAGGCATGCACCTTGTAGGTTTGCTTCCGAGACGATTTCAGGACGTGGCCGTTTCTGAGGCGGCGGCGCGGGAAAGACTTTCGGTAATGCCCCTCTCGATCTGTTACCTGCGGCCCGCGCCGCGTCCTGGTTTGATTCTGGGCTACGCAGCCTGTGGTCCGAATGAGATTCAGGAGGGCGTACGTCGCTTGTCAAAAATTCTCCGTACCCTATAG
- the proS gene encoding proline--tRNA ligase — translation MAQTPITGRSEDFAAWYQDVVLAGDMAEPAEIVKGCMVIKANGYAVWEALQRELDQRFKAAGHENLYFPLLIPQSFLKKEAEHVEGFAPELAVVTIAGGKELEEPYVIRPTSETIIGHFFAKWIRSWRDLPLLINQWANVMRWELRTRMFLRTTEFLWQEGHTAHSTHEEALEEVLRILDIYAEVAEQVAAMPVIKGIKTSAEKFAGALRSYSIEAMMQNGLALQAGTSHDLGQNFGKAFNVQFQNKDGQLDYVWQTSWGVSTRMVGGLIMTHSDDKGLVLPPRVAPVKTIVVPIYRKDEERARVLETAHKLAIDLGAKVDGREEHSPGAKFFHWERRGVPLVMELGPRDLASGNVVLKRRDTGEKETVSQTGVKERVSVALEAMQKALYDRARERMKQNTVLANSIEEVEEILNPVTAEKGGGKFVMAHLKDDPACDARLKEFKATVRNIPLVDEYDGAGKCIVTGERVERRVVIAKAY, via the coding sequence ATGGCACAAACCCCAATTACTGGCCGCAGCGAGGATTTTGCCGCGTGGTATCAGGATGTAGTTCTCGCCGGAGACATGGCCGAACCGGCCGAGATCGTCAAAGGCTGCATGGTGATCAAGGCCAACGGCTACGCCGTGTGGGAGGCGTTGCAGCGAGAACTGGATCAGCGCTTCAAGGCTGCCGGACACGAGAATCTCTATTTTCCGCTGCTCATTCCGCAGAGCTTCCTGAAGAAAGAAGCCGAGCACGTCGAGGGCTTCGCGCCCGAGCTTGCTGTGGTGACGATCGCCGGCGGCAAGGAACTGGAAGAGCCCTACGTGATCCGGCCGACCTCGGAGACGATCATTGGCCATTTCTTTGCCAAATGGATTCGCAGCTGGCGCGACCTGCCCCTGCTGATCAATCAGTGGGCCAATGTGATGCGCTGGGAATTGCGAACCCGCATGTTTCTGCGCACAACCGAATTTCTCTGGCAGGAAGGGCACACTGCCCACTCGACGCACGAGGAAGCGCTCGAAGAGGTATTGCGAATCCTGGATATTTACGCAGAAGTCGCCGAACAGGTGGCGGCGATGCCGGTAATCAAGGGCATCAAGACCTCGGCCGAAAAATTCGCAGGGGCGCTGCGCAGCTACTCCATCGAAGCCATGATGCAGAACGGGCTGGCGCTGCAGGCGGGCACCAGCCACGACCTGGGGCAGAATTTCGGGAAAGCTTTCAACGTGCAGTTTCAAAACAAGGACGGCCAGCTGGATTACGTCTGGCAAACCAGTTGGGGCGTCAGCACGCGCATGGTGGGCGGGCTGATCATGACCCACTCCGACGACAAGGGGCTGGTTCTTCCGCCGAGAGTTGCGCCGGTCAAAACCATCGTGGTGCCCATCTATCGCAAAGATGAAGAACGGGCACGCGTGCTGGAGACAGCGCACAAATTGGCTATCGATCTCGGCGCCAAGGTGGATGGGCGCGAGGAGCACTCTCCGGGAGCGAAATTCTTTCATTGGGAGCGACGAGGCGTCCCGCTGGTGATGGAGCTGGGGCCACGCGACCTGGCCTCGGGCAATGTGGTGCTGAAGCGGCGGGATACGGGAGAGAAGGAGACAGTTTCGCAGACTGGGGTCAAGGAGCGGGTTTCGGTGGCGTTGGAGGCGATGCAGAAGGCGCTCTACGATCGCGCGCGAGAGCGGATGAAGCAGAACACGGTGCTGGCCAACTCGATTGAGGAAGTGGAGGAGATTCTGAACCCAGTGACAGCGGAGAAGGGGGGCGGGAAGTTCGTGATGGCTCACCTGAAGGACGACCCGGCCTGTGATGCGCGGTTGAAGGAATTCAAGGCGACGGTGCGGAACATTCCTTTGGTCGATGAGTACGATGGCGCGGGCAAGTGCATAGTCACAGGTGAGAGGGTGGAGCGGCGAGTGGTGATCGCGAAGGCGTACTAG
- a CDS encoding radical SAM protein — protein sequence MEKKSSLRAIHLLKGWGGILTGRSPLMSIEITRECPLSCPGCYAYGDNHIGGESNLRDLSDFKGDELVDRVVDLIRRYRPLHVSLVGGEPMMRHRELETMIPRITALGTFVMLVTSAVIPIPKRWMKFKDFRVTISVDGLPEHHDVRRKPATYERILRNIAGCDVNVHWTITRPMMERDGYVEEYIRFWSERPEVNFIWVSTYSPQRGEDTAEMLRPEHYHRLIGVVPELRRRYPKFLFNEGIARTLLAPPRDPDDCIFSKMSVNYTADLRTRVEPCIFGGDPDCSRCGCAISSALHWIGHRKVAGPLTVGHLVRGSVRVGKFAANFRPGVREALRWERNLAAATVRPDKLVQIVSPYREPGNAAEEGS from the coding sequence ATGGAAAAGAAAAGCAGCCTTAGAGCCATACACCTGTTGAAAGGTTGGGGTGGAATTTTGACGGGCCGCTCGCCGCTGATGTCCATCGAGATCACCCGCGAGTGCCCCCTGAGCTGCCCCGGTTGCTACGCCTACGGAGATAATCACATCGGTGGGGAATCGAACTTGCGCGACCTTAGCGACTTCAAGGGCGACGAACTAGTGGACCGGGTTGTGGACTTGATCCGCCGCTACCGGCCACTGCATGTCTCGCTCGTCGGCGGAGAGCCCATGATGCGGCACCGGGAACTGGAGACGATGATCCCGCGCATCACCGCATTGGGGACTTTCGTGATGCTGGTGACGAGCGCTGTCATCCCTATTCCAAAGCGCTGGATGAAGTTCAAAGACTTCCGCGTCACTATCTCCGTCGACGGGTTGCCCGAGCATCACGACGTCCGCCGCAAGCCCGCAACCTATGAGCGCATCCTGCGCAATATCGCGGGCTGCGACGTCAATGTGCACTGGACCATCACGCGGCCCATGATGGAGCGCGACGGTTACGTGGAAGAGTACATACGGTTTTGGAGCGAACGTCCGGAGGTGAACTTCATCTGGGTCAGCACGTATTCGCCTCAGAGGGGCGAGGATACGGCAGAGATGCTGAGGCCCGAACATTACCATCGGCTCATCGGTGTGGTGCCGGAACTACGCCGTCGCTACCCGAAGTTCCTTTTCAATGAGGGGATCGCGCGCACCTTGCTGGCTCCGCCTCGCGACCCTGATGACTGCATCTTTTCCAAGATGTCGGTGAACTACACCGCCGATCTGCGGACGCGCGTGGAGCCGTGTATCTTTGGCGGCGATCCGGACTGCAGCAGGTGCGGATGCGCCATCAGTTCCGCACTCCACTGGATCGGCCACCGCAAAGTGGCCGGGCCACTCACCGTCGGCCACCTGGTACGCGGGTCGGTCCGTGTGGGCAAATTCGCCGCAAACTTCCGACCCGGCGTTCGCGAGGCGCTCCGCTGGGAGCGCAACCTGGCCGCAGCTACTGTGCGTCCAGACAAGCTAGTGCAGATCGTTTCACCCTACCGCGAACCGGGTAATGCGGCCGAAGAAGGGTCTTGA
- a CDS encoding cupin domain-containing protein, which yields MYHVRQDDLPFVGSSHQFVGAEEGNTGVSVFLFQGKPGSGPGPHRHPYDEIQFIREGRGVWTVNGNTFEGLAGDIFVIKAGEIHSFKAIGDSLLVQLDVHLSPRFIQENL from the coding sequence ATGTATCACGTACGCCAGGATGACCTGCCTTTCGTCGGCAGCTCGCATCAATTTGTCGGAGCTGAGGAGGGTAACACAGGCGTTTCAGTGTTCCTCTTCCAGGGCAAACCCGGATCTGGACCGGGTCCACATCGCCACCCTTATGATGAGATTCAGTTCATTCGCGAAGGCCGCGGTGTCTGGACCGTCAACGGCAATACCTTCGAAGGGCTCGCGGGCGATATTTTTGTCATCAAGGCGGGCGAGATTCACAGCTTCAAAGCAATTGGTGATTCGCTGCTTGTGCAGCTGGACGTCCACCTCAGTCCGCGCTTTATACAGGAGAACCTCTAG
- a CDS encoding ribonuclease J, with the protein MPAAKLHVVPLGGLGEFGMNCMAVRWGDDIIVIDAGLMFPEAELLGVDIVVPDITYLIENRQHVRAIVLTHGHEDHIGGLPSMLQELDVPVYGTEFTLAYVEGKLEEHGLLDNARLIEIRAGERFKIGPFTIHPIGVTHSLVDCVSLAIHTPLGVIIHTGDFKVDPTPTDNRLFDLHSFAEYGKEGVLALFQDSTNVERTGYTPSERAVRRKFDEMFSRANRRLFISCFSSSIHRIKLALELAEEYRRKVALVGRSMVESAEIAQDLGYVDVADGVLIHPGDIKKYPPDKVCVLISGTQGEPMSALSRAAVDNHKHAKIEPGDTVVLSARIIPGNEKSIYRMIDHLFRRDALVVYEDGSSPPVHVSGHASQEELKLIINLVKPRYFIPIHGEYRQLKRHADLARSMHGAVGQVMMIESGDILEFDELGARRAGRVPVGRVCIDSNSMGDVVEELVIRDRRHLSEDGIVLPIIAINKLTGRVETQPEIVTRGFAAIGENGFMDDARTVVVNTLEASSDEEKADYGVIKEKIRQDLKRFIAKNTARRPLIMPVILEI; encoded by the coding sequence ATGCCAGCGGCGAAGCTACATGTAGTGCCCCTGGGCGGGCTGGGCGAGTTCGGTATGAACTGCATGGCCGTGCGCTGGGGAGATGACATCATCGTCATCGATGCCGGCCTGATGTTCCCCGAGGCCGAGTTGCTGGGCGTTGACATCGTTGTTCCCGATATCACGTACCTTATCGAAAACCGGCAGCATGTACGAGCCATCGTGCTCACCCACGGCCACGAAGATCACATCGGCGGCCTGCCTTCGATGCTGCAGGAGCTCGATGTTCCCGTCTATGGCACCGAGTTCACGCTGGCTTACGTGGAAGGCAAGCTGGAAGAGCATGGGCTGCTGGACAATGCGCGGCTTATCGAAATCCGCGCCGGCGAGCGATTCAAGATTGGGCCGTTCACCATCCACCCCATCGGAGTAACGCACAGCCTGGTGGACTGCGTGTCGCTGGCGATCCACACCCCGCTCGGGGTCATCATTCATACCGGCGATTTCAAAGTCGATCCCACGCCGACGGATAACCGACTGTTTGATCTGCACAGCTTCGCGGAGTACGGCAAGGAAGGCGTGCTGGCGCTGTTTCAGGATTCCACAAATGTAGAGCGCACGGGATACACGCCGAGCGAGCGCGCAGTGCGCCGCAAATTCGATGAGATGTTCTCGCGAGCGAACCGGAGGCTGTTCATCTCGTGCTTCTCGTCTTCGATACATCGCATCAAGCTGGCGCTGGAGCTGGCGGAAGAATACCGCCGCAAAGTGGCGCTGGTTGGGCGATCGATGGTGGAGTCAGCGGAGATCGCGCAGGATCTGGGCTACGTGGATGTCGCGGACGGCGTGTTGATCCATCCCGGCGACATTAAGAAGTATCCGCCGGATAAAGTCTGCGTACTGATCAGCGGCACGCAGGGCGAGCCGATGTCGGCGCTATCGCGCGCCGCCGTGGACAATCACAAGCACGCCAAGATCGAGCCGGGAGATACGGTGGTGCTCTCGGCGCGCATCATTCCCGGAAACGAGAAATCGATCTACCGCATGATCGATCATCTGTTCCGCCGCGATGCGCTGGTGGTGTACGAAGACGGTTCGAGTCCGCCGGTGCACGTCAGCGGACACGCCAGCCAGGAAGAATTGAAGCTGATCATAAATCTGGTGAAGCCACGCTATTTCATTCCCATTCATGGTGAATACCGTCAACTGAAGCGCCACGCCGATCTGGCGCGCAGCATGCACGGAGCGGTCGGGCAAGTGATGATGATCGAGAGCGGCGACATTCTGGAATTCGACGAACTGGGAGCACGCAGGGCTGGACGTGTGCCGGTGGGGCGGGTGTGCATCGATTCCAACTCCATGGGAGATGTGGTGGAAGAGCTGGTCATTCGCGACCGACGTCATCTAAGCGAAGACGGGATTGTGCTGCCGATTATCGCCATTAATAAGCTGACCGGGCGTGTGGAGACACAACCGGAAATCGTGACCCGCGGCTTCGCTGCCATCGGCGAAAACGGTTTTATGGACGACGCCAGGACAGTGGTGGTGAACACCCTGGAGGCTTCCAGTGACGAAGAAAAAGCCGATTATGGTGTGATTAAGGAAAAGATCCGGCAGGATCTGAAGCGTTTTATCGCCAAGAATACGGCCCGGCGGCCGCTGATCATGCCGGTGATTCTGGAGATTTGA
- a CDS encoding threonine/serine dehydratase, with amino-acid sequence MISRGVRFPIVSLSDIKLAQSRLQGVAARTPLIPLAKPIDGRKLILKPESLQPVGSFKLRGAYNKIASLEDAERRRGVISYSSGNHAQAVAYAAKTLGVKATVVMPRNAPKIKVDGTSARGAEIVFVGPGSHERKARAEEIAKERGLTIVPPYNDEKIIAGQGTIGPEILEDLSHVELVLVPVGGGGLISGVAAALKLCRTQVKVIGAEPELANDAFQSLRAGRIVELPAERVSQTLADGLRTQSVGEIPFAHIQHYVDDIVTVSEAEIVAAMRFLALNAKLVAEPSGAVTTAAFLFHGDRLLTIRNTVAILSGGNVEPDLLAKILIERST; translated from the coding sequence GTGATTTCCCGAGGAGTCAGGTTTCCTATCGTATCCCTCAGCGACATCAAACTGGCGCAGTCGCGCTTGCAGGGAGTAGCTGCGCGTACTCCACTCATTCCCCTTGCTAAGCCGATCGACGGGCGCAAGCTCATCTTGAAGCCGGAAAGCTTGCAACCGGTCGGCTCGTTCAAGCTGCGGGGCGCTTACAACAAGATTGCCAGTCTGGAAGATGCGGAGCGCCGCCGTGGTGTCATTTCATATTCCAGCGGCAATCATGCCCAGGCCGTCGCATACGCGGCCAAAACCTTGGGAGTGAAGGCCACAGTGGTCATGCCCCGGAATGCCCCGAAGATCAAGGTCGATGGCACTTCCGCCCGCGGCGCGGAGATCGTATTCGTGGGACCGGGAAGCCACGAGCGCAAAGCGCGAGCGGAAGAGATCGCAAAAGAACGCGGACTGACAATCGTTCCGCCATATAACGACGAGAAGATTATTGCCGGCCAGGGCACGATCGGCCCGGAGATCCTGGAAGATTTGTCACATGTGGAGTTGGTGCTGGTTCCTGTCGGCGGAGGAGGCTTGATCAGCGGAGTTGCCGCTGCACTGAAGCTTTGTCGGACACAGGTCAAAGTGATTGGAGCGGAACCGGAGTTAGCGAACGATGCCTTCCAGAGCCTGCGAGCAGGAAGGATCGTCGAGCTGCCTGCGGAACGCGTATCGCAGACTTTGGCTGACGGCTTGCGCACACAGTCGGTAGGGGAAATACCGTTTGCGCACATCCAACATTATGTGGACGACATCGTGACGGTCAGCGAAGCGGAGATCGTTGCTGCCATGCGGTTTCTCGCTCTGAACGCAAAGCTGGTAGCCGAACCGAGTGGCGCGGTGACCACCGCCGCCTTTCTGTTTCATGGGGACAGGCTTCTCACCATCCGCAACACGGTGGCAATCCTGAGCGGTGGAAATGTGGAACCGGATCTGCTGGCGAAGATCCTTATCGAGCGCTCCACATGA